The following coding sequences are from one Streptomyces sp. NBC_00536 window:
- a CDS encoding roadblock/LC7 domain-containing protein yields MTAPSTYGLSTQARNLQWLLTDLVEEVPGIVSVAVVSSDGLLLLNSEPGPAAGDGDGEGDGRPAPQARLKGPRGASADLATIVSGLGSLTLGAAQLMDGGGVKQTMVTMEHGSVFVTAISDGSLLGVHATPDCDMSVVAYHMALFVGRAGHVLTPEVRSELRQSMENTP; encoded by the coding sequence ATGACCGCGCCCAGTACGTACGGACTGAGCACCCAGGCCCGCAATCTGCAGTGGCTGCTGACCGACCTGGTCGAGGAGGTGCCCGGCATCGTCTCGGTCGCCGTCGTCTCCTCCGACGGCCTGCTGCTGCTCAACTCCGAACCGGGCCCGGCCGCCGGTGACGGCGACGGGGAAGGCGACGGCCGCCCCGCGCCCCAGGCCCGGCTCAAGGGACCACGGGGAGCCTCCGCGGACCTCGCGACGATCGTGTCCGGGCTCGGCAGCCTCACGCTCGGCGCCGCCCAGCTCATGGACGGCGGGGGCGTCAAGCAGACCATGGTGACGATGGAGCACGGCTCCGTCTTCGTCACCGCGATCAGCGACGGCTCCCTGCTCGGTGTGCACGCCACGCCGGACTGCGACATGAGCGTCGTCGCCTACCACATGGCGCTCTTCGTCGGCCGCGCCGGCCACGTCCTGACCCCCGAAGTCCGCAGCGAGCTGCGCCAGTCGATGGAGAACACCCCGTGA
- a CDS encoding SHOCT domain-containing protein gives MFIRPVHSVARPAERPAGRPLLRGSLARGAYVWEGGEPARGATSAAPLSPRAAALAGRLERLAALAREGLLTPEEFSAAKARLLEG, from the coding sequence ATGTTCATCCGACCGGTGCACTCGGTGGCCCGGCCCGCCGAACGGCCGGCGGGGCGGCCGCTGCTGCGGGGGTCGCTGGCGCGCGGTGCGTACGTCTGGGAGGGCGGCGAACCGGCCCGCGGCGCGACCTCCGCCGCCCCCCTGTCCCCCCGGGCCGCCGCCCTCGCGGGCCGCCTCGAACGCCTCGCCGCCCTGGCCCGCGAGGGCCTCCTGACCCCGGAGGAGTTCTCCGCGGCAAAGGCCCGCCTCCTGGAGGGCTGA
- a CDS encoding GTP-binding protein — MGSAVFDPTAPADLADDPVQPWQYDRSRAPVAVKVLVAGGFGVGKTTFVGSVSEITPLRTEAVMTQASAPTDDLTGTPDKSTTTVAMDFGRVTLDDDLVLYVYGTPGQKRFWFMWDDLVRGAIGGIVLADTRRLRDCFPALDYFESCGLPYAVAVNHFEGSESFEPEDVREALTIPDGVPVVIMDARDRSTVVESLLTLVGHALDATPE; from the coding sequence GTGGGCTCCGCCGTCTTTGACCCGACCGCTCCCGCGGACCTCGCGGACGACCCCGTCCAACCCTGGCAGTACGACCGTTCCCGCGCGCCCGTCGCCGTCAAGGTGCTGGTCGCGGGCGGTTTCGGCGTGGGCAAGACCACCTTCGTCGGCTCGGTTTCGGAGATCACTCCGCTGCGTACCGAGGCGGTGATGACCCAGGCGAGCGCCCCGACGGACGACCTGACGGGCACCCCGGACAAGAGCACGACCACGGTCGCGATGGACTTCGGCCGGGTCACGCTGGACGACGACCTGGTCCTGTACGTGTACGGGACGCCCGGCCAGAAACGTTTCTGGTTCATGTGGGACGACCTCGTGCGCGGCGCGATCGGCGGCATCGTGCTCGCCGACACCCGCCGGCTGCGCGACTGCTTCCCGGCGCTCGACTACTTCGAGAGCTGCGGGCTGCCGTACGCCGTCGCCGTCAACCACTTCGAGGGTTCCGAGTCCTTCGAGCCCGAGGACGTGCGGGAGGCGCTGACCATCCCCGACGGCGTCCCCGTCGTGATCATGGACGCGCGGGACCGGAGCACGGTCGTCGAGTCCCTGCTGACGCTGGTGGGCCACGCCCTGGACGCCACCCCCGAATAG
- a CDS encoding DUF742 domain-containing protein: MRSPASDRLPIRGADRRPARVRPYSLTGGRTRFAHVLPVECFVATLDPGVKAPAGRPDRMPEMRAIVELCRRMRTVAEIAALLKLPLGVVRVLVSDLADQGRIRVYGTGHGTGRPERALLERVLSGLRRL; this comes from the coding sequence GTGAGGAGTCCGGCCTCCGACCGGCTGCCGATACGCGGCGCCGACCGGCGCCCCGCCCGCGTCCGCCCGTATTCGCTCACGGGCGGACGTACCCGCTTCGCGCACGTCCTGCCCGTCGAGTGCTTCGTCGCCACCCTCGATCCCGGCGTCAAGGCGCCCGCGGGGCGGCCCGACCGGATGCCCGAGATGCGGGCCATCGTCGAGCTGTGCCGCCGCATGCGCACGGTCGCCGAGATCGCCGCGCTGCTGAAGCTGCCGCTGGGCGTGGTCCGCGTGCTCGTCAGCGATCTCGCCGACCAGGGAAGGATCCGCGTGTACGGGACCGGGCACGGCACCGGCCGCCCCGAACGCGCGCTGCTCGAAAGGGTGCTCAGTGGGCTCCGCCGTCTTTGA
- a CDS encoding styrene monooxygenase/indole monooxygenase family protein: MRKILIVGAGQSGLQLALGLQSKGYEVTLMSNRTPDEIRGGRVMSTQCMFDTALRHERDLKLNFWEDQAPKIEGVGVSVAAPDASRPVDWLGRLKGFAQSVDQRVKMAGWLDTFVQRGGQLVVHGASIADLDFFSRTYDLVLVAAGKGELVSMFERDAARSPYDAPQRALAVSYVHGLGPRPEHPDTEAVRCNLVPGVGELFVMPTLTTSGRADILFWEGLPGGPADVFGGVKDPAEHLALTLELMEKFTPWEYDRAKGVELTDAGATLAGRYAPVVRNPVGRLPGGGVVLGVADVVVANDPITGQGSNSAAKCAASYLSSILMHGDDPFDEAWMKATFDKYWFTTGKPVTQWTNAMLGVPPEHVLNLIGAAGQLQPVADRFANGFDHPADFDAYFYDPEDTADYLAEVASAVPAASGASSAE; the protein is encoded by the coding sequence ATGCGCAAGATACTCATCGTCGGAGCCGGGCAGTCCGGTCTCCAGCTCGCCCTCGGCCTCCAGTCCAAGGGGTACGAGGTCACCCTCATGTCGAACCGGACGCCCGACGAGATCCGCGGCGGCCGGGTCATGTCCACGCAATGCATGTTCGACACGGCCCTGCGGCACGAGCGCGACCTCAAGCTGAACTTCTGGGAGGACCAGGCCCCGAAGATCGAGGGCGTCGGCGTCTCGGTCGCCGCCCCCGACGCCTCCCGCCCCGTCGACTGGCTCGGCCGCCTCAAGGGGTTCGCGCAGTCCGTGGACCAGCGCGTGAAGATGGCGGGCTGGCTCGACACCTTCGTGCAGCGCGGCGGCCAGCTGGTCGTCCACGGCGCCTCGATCGCCGACCTCGACTTCTTCTCCCGCACCTACGACCTCGTGCTCGTCGCGGCGGGCAAGGGCGAGCTGGTCTCGATGTTCGAGCGGGACGCGGCGCGCTCACCGTACGACGCCCCGCAGCGCGCGCTCGCCGTCTCCTACGTGCACGGGCTGGGCCCGCGGCCCGAGCACCCGGACACCGAGGCGGTCCGCTGCAACCTCGTCCCGGGCGTCGGCGAACTGTTCGTCATGCCCACCCTGACCACCTCGGGGCGCGCGGACATCCTGTTCTGGGAGGGCCTGCCGGGCGGTCCGGCCGATGTCTTCGGCGGGGTCAAGGACCCGGCGGAGCACCTCGCGCTCACCCTGGAGCTGATGGAGAAGTTCACGCCCTGGGAGTACGACCGGGCGAAGGGCGTGGAGCTGACGGACGCGGGCGCCACCCTGGCCGGCCGGTACGCGCCGGTGGTCCGCAACCCCGTCGGGCGGCTGCCCGGCGGCGGTGTGGTCCTCGGGGTCGCGGACGTGGTCGTGGCGAACGACCCGATCACGGGCCAGGGGTCCAACTCCGCCGCCAAGTGCGCGGCCTCGTACCTCTCCTCGATCCTCATGCACGGGGACGACCCGTTCGACGAGGCCTGGATGAAGGCCACCTTCGACAAGTACTGGTTCACCACCGGCAAGCCGGTGACGCAGTGGACCAACGCGATGCTGGGCGTGCCGCCGGAGCACGTGCTGAACCTGATCGGCGCGGCGGGGCAGCTCCAGCCGGTGGCGGATCGTTTCGCCAACGGCTTCGACCACCCGGCCGACTTCGACGCGTACTTCTACGACCCCGAGGACACCGCGGACTACCTCGCGGAGGTCGCCTCGGCCGTCCCGGCCGCCTCGGGTGCCTCCTCGGCGGAGTAG
- a CDS encoding DUF6325 family protein, with translation MGPVEFLVLAFPEEQLRVSAVAAVMGLRKSGNVRLIDGLVATKTAAGEVLAAEFDEFKELSGLLNGREAARLIGPEDVREAADLLDRGSCALLVLVEHVWAEDAAIAVRAAGGRIAGSVRIPAERLGVA, from the coding sequence ATGGGGCCTGTGGAGTTTCTCGTCCTCGCCTTCCCGGAGGAGCAGCTGCGGGTGTCCGCGGTCGCGGCCGTGATGGGCCTGCGCAAGAGCGGGAACGTCCGGCTGATCGACGGGCTGGTCGCGACGAAGACGGCGGCGGGCGAGGTGCTGGCCGCGGAGTTCGACGAGTTCAAGGAGCTGAGCGGGCTGCTGAACGGCCGGGAGGCGGCCCGGCTCATCGGGCCGGAGGACGTCCGCGAGGCCGCCGACCTGCTGGACCGGGGCAGCTGCGCGCTGCTGGTGCTGGTCGAGCACGTGTGGGCCGAGGACGCGGCGATCGCCGTACGGGCGGCGGGCGGCCGGATCGCGGGCTCGGTCCGGATCCCCGCCGAGCGACTGGGGGTGGCGTGA
- a CDS encoding C40 family peptidase, with product MSRRLLRAACIAATLVAAVPLSASAAAPPAAPPVGPPSGPAAAPEAPEAPEAPEAPEAVTAPDALAVGGLLTRMQGLYQKAEEAAEAYNATEAALTARRAEERRLSADLATARTEVGAQRALAGRLAREQYQGARGFSPYARMLMSGDPNSALDERRLAAREGTRRAGVLARLAQGEQQAGVLAAAARKALDTQQALSAERKRHKEEAAARLKEVERLLASLTSAQLAQLADRERGETADAQRELVGSGRLGSPGAARTRTPSAAGGAALGYASEQIGKPYVWGGEGPASFDCSGLTSQAWAHAGRSIPRTSQEQWAQLPKVPLDQLRPGDLVVYFPKATHVAIYAGNGKVIQAPRPGAEVKVSPIAANPLLGAVRPDPDGVALASYSPPPLPESAGAAAGDDTGYSAEEAPEAAGTAEATSAR from the coding sequence GTGTCACGTCGGCTGCTCCGTGCCGCCTGCATCGCCGCGACCCTCGTCGCGGCCGTCCCCCTGTCCGCCTCCGCCGCCGCGCCACCGGCCGCACCCCCCGTCGGCCCGCCGAGCGGCCCCGCGGCCGCACCCGAAGCCCCGGAGGCTCCGGAGGCACCAGAGGCCCCCGAGGCCGTCACCGCACCCGACGCACTCGCCGTCGGCGGCCTGCTCACCCGGATGCAGGGGCTGTACCAGAAGGCCGAGGAGGCCGCCGAGGCCTACAACGCCACCGAGGCCGCACTCACCGCACGCCGCGCCGAGGAGCGGCGGCTCAGCGCCGACCTCGCCACGGCGCGCACCGAGGTCGGCGCCCAGCGGGCACTGGCCGGGCGGCTCGCCCGGGAGCAGTACCAGGGGGCGCGCGGGTTCTCCCCGTACGCCCGGATGCTGATGTCGGGGGACCCGAACAGCGCCCTGGACGAGCGTCGGCTGGCCGCCCGCGAGGGCACCCGCCGGGCGGGCGTACTGGCCCGGCTGGCGCAGGGCGAGCAGCAGGCCGGGGTGCTGGCGGCGGCCGCCCGCAAGGCGCTGGACACCCAGCAGGCCCTGTCCGCGGAGCGCAAGCGGCACAAGGAGGAGGCCGCGGCGCGGCTCAAGGAGGTCGAGCGGCTGCTGGCCTCGCTGACCTCCGCCCAGCTGGCCCAGCTCGCCGACCGGGAGCGCGGCGAGACCGCCGACGCCCAGCGGGAGCTGGTGGGTTCGGGGCGCCTGGGCAGTCCCGGCGCGGCCCGGACCCGTACGCCGAGCGCGGCGGGCGGCGCCGCCCTCGGCTATGCGAGCGAGCAGATCGGCAAACCCTATGTGTGGGGCGGGGAAGGGCCCGCGTCCTTCGACTGCTCGGGGCTCACCTCGCAGGCCTGGGCGCACGCCGGGCGCTCGATCCCGCGCACCAGCCAGGAGCAGTGGGCGCAGCTGCCGAAGGTGCCGCTGGACCAGCTGCGGCCCGGGGACCTGGTGGTCTATTTCCCGAAGGCGACCCATGTGGCCATCTACGCGGGGAACGGCAAGGTGATCCAGGCGCCCCGGCCGGGGGCCGAGGTCAAGGTGTCGCCGATCGCGGCGAACCCGCTGCTGGGGGCCGTGCGGCCGGATCCCGACGGGGTCGCGCTGGCCTCGTACAGCCCGCCGCCCCTCCCGGAGAGCGCAGGGGCGGCGGCGGGTGACGACACCGGCTACTCCGCCGAGGAGGCACCCGAGGCGGCCGGGACGGCCGAGGCGACCTCCGCGAGGTAG